A stretch of DNA from Paenibacillus albus:
ATGTTATCTCCTCGCAATCGTTTCTTATCCAGAGCAATATATGCAATGCGCCCAGAGCGTGTGCTGCCAGCGGGTCATGCAAAGCCAATATTGTGAGAATGAAAGAATAGTAAGCCCGCATAAGCTAGAAGAGAGCTGTAATAGTAATAGAAGAAGTAGAAGGACAAGCATCTTCTTGAATGCTGAATGTTCTCGAATCTTGCATCACTTGGAAGAAAGGAGATCGATATGCTGAACAAAATCGTAATGACCATGGCGACGATCCGAATTTTCTCCGGCTCGCTTGAAATTTTGGCGGCACTGCTCATGCTGCGACTGAATCAGATTGATAAGGCTCTAATTGTCAACTCATCATTGGCGTTTGTCGGACCGCTTGTGCTTATCTCCACGACAACAATCGGCCTGGTCGGGCTATCGGACAAAATATCGTTTGGCAAAATGCTGTGGATTGTAGGCGGTGTCGCGTGCATTTTAACAGGGGTGCTGAAGAAGTAGCCTTCCATCTGTCGTTCATAGACATCTAGCTTTGTCATATTGCTGGGTGCAATTGAATAGAATGGGATACAAAGATGGACAATCATGCGATTCTAGCAAACTAGCGTAGAAGCTGCTGCCGGGAGGGAAAGAACGATGCTGAAGAAAGTGCTGCATTTGCTGCCTTCCGAGCTGGCTTATGTGCTATGCCGAATTCCGGAGAGGGTACAAGACGTCATCGAAGAGATTCGCATCCGAGAAGACAGGCCGCTTGAAATTAGTACGAGCCAGGGCTTCTGGTTCGTATCCGCAACTGGAAAGCTGCTCGCGAAGCCGGAGGAAGCGTACAAGCCAGCCCCGGAATTGTGCCGCAAAATGCAAGAGCGAGTAACCAATCATTCGCTCTACGCGATGGAGGAAGAGCTCCGCCGCGGCTATATCACAGTCGCAGGCGGTCATCGGATCGGACTAGCTGGCAGAACGATTCTCGAGCAAGGCCATGTTCGCGGCATCCGAGATATCGCAGCATTCAATGTGCGGATCGCTAGAGAAGTAATCGGCGCTGCGGCAGGGCTGCTGCCAAAGCTCGTTGATCTTCAGAAACAGACGATGCACTCAGCGCTGATCATCGCACCGCCGCAGCAAGGAAAAACAACACTCGTGCGAGATCTGGCAAGGGCGGTCAGCAGCGGTGCCTGGGGTCATCCTGCTGCATCGGACTGGCCTGGCCGCAAAGTCGGCATTGTCGATGAACGGTCGGAAATCGCAGCCTGCGTCAAAGGTGTTCCAACGTTTAATGTCGGACCTCGGACGGATGTCATGGATGCCTGCCCCAAAGCGGAAGGGATGATGATGATGCTTCGCTCTATGTCACCGGAAATTATTATCGTCGATGAGATCGGCCGCGAAGAGGACGGCGCAGCCATTCTGGACGCCAGCCACGCAGGCGTGGCCGTAATAGCAACCGCTCATGCGAATGACCTGGAGGATGCAAGGGGGCGTCCGCTGCTCTGCAAGCTGCTCGAGGCGGGAGCCTTCCAGTACATCGTCGAGCTTCGGCGAAGCGGGGGAAGCCTCATGAGCAGAGTACTGCCGGCCGCTTCAGCAAGGCGAACGCCGGCGGCGCGTGAGCCTACAGAAGTGAAGGGAGGCGGCGCGAGTGGTTAAGCTGATTGGAGCTGCGCTCATTCTCTTCGCTGGCACGATGATCGGGTTCGTACAAGCTTCGCGCTTTCTCTCGCGCCCGAATCAGATTCGCCAACTGATCTATGCGCTTACGCGGCTGGAGACCGAAATCGGATACGGCTTCACGCCGCTCCCGGAAGCGATCGGCCGCAGCAGTGCGATGGTGCAGGAGCCTGCTGCTGGGATGCTCCGCGAGGTGAAGCGCAGGCTGGACGACCACGCAGAGCTCACCTTCCGCGAATGCTGGGAGCAAGCGGCGGTAGAGATTTGGCCGAATACCGCAATGCGACAGTCGGAACAGGCTGTGCTTATGAGGCTCGGTTCTACGCTCGGCATCAGCGACAGGGAAGATCAGATCAAGCATTTGAAGCTCGCGATGCAGCAGCTGCATGCAGAAGAAGACATCGCACGAGAAGATGCTTCGCGCTTTGCGAAAATGTGGAAGAGTCTTGGCGTACTCACTGCTCTACTCGTCGTCATTTTGATTTTTTAGTGGGGTGCCGCAAGCATGAACTTTGACGTATTGGCTATCTTTCAAATTGCCGGAATCGGTTTTATTGCCGCAATGATCCATACCCTTCTGAAGCAAAGCGGCAAGGAAGAATATGCGCATTGGGCGACGCTGGTCGGTTTTATCATTGTGCTGTTCATGATATTACGATTGCTCGGCGAGCTGTTCCAGGAAATTAAAACGACGTTCTTATTTCAATAACATCCGTACGTACAGCTAGGCAGGTGAACAGTTTGGAAATCATCCAAATTGTAGGGTTAGGTTTGGTTGCAGCAGCACTCGTTCTGGTTCTGCGGGAACAGAAGCCGATGTTCGCTTTTCTGTTAGGTGCTTTTACCGGACTGTTCATCTTCTTGTATGTCGTTGGCAAAATCGACACGGTGCTAACTGTGCTCGAGCAGCTTGCGGATCGGTCAGGCATTCCGTCGATCTACCTGAAGACGATACTCAAGATTATCGGTATCGCCTATATCGCTGAATTTGGTTCGCAGATCGTACGAGATGCCGGGCAGGAGAGCATCGCCTCCAAGATCGAGTTTGCCGGAAAAATACTCATTCTCGTTCTCGCGGTGCCGATCATCAGCGTCATCGTAGAAACAGTGCTCGGCCTGTTGCCGGTAGGGAGTTGAACGTAATGAGGCGTTGGTTCATCCGTAACGCGATGCTCGTTGCCGTTGTTCTGTTGTCCATTCTCACTCTTCTGCCCGTTGCGGCAATAGCTGCGGGGGCAGAGCCGGGGGACCCAACGGTACAGTCGGAACAATCGGCGGCATCGAAGCCGGATACCGATAACAACGCATCGGATGTGAATGCTGCGCTTGCGAATCAACAGCTGCAGGGCATGAACACGGAAGCGGTTGAGGATTACTGGAACAAGCTGATGAAAGAGTACAGCGGCTTCTTCCCGGATAACAAGGTGCCAAGCTTTGCTGAGATGGTCATGCCAGGCGGCGAAGGACTGAAGCTGACGACGGTACTCTCGGGTTTGATGCGGTACGTGCTGCACGAAATCCTTTACAATGGCAAGCTGCTAGTAACGATCGTTATTCTAACCGTATTCAGCATGATGCTGGAGACGATGCAAACCGCGTTCGAACGCAATACGGTGAGCAAAGTGGCTTACAGCATCACTTATATGGTCATGATCGTGCTTGCGGTCAATAGCTTCAATGTGGCAATCGGCTACGCAAAGGATGCCATCACTGGAATGATTCAGTTCATGCTTGCGATGGTGCCGTTGCTGCTGACGCTGCTAGCTACAATGGGAAGTGTCGTTACTGTATCGGTGCTGCACCCGCTCATTGTCTTCATGATTAACGCGGTTGGCTCCATCATCTACACGGTTGTCTTTCCGCTTCTGTTCTTCTCGGCAGTGCTCCATATCGCAAGCGCCGTTTCTGATAAGTTCAAAGTTACGCAGCTCGCGAATGTGCTTCGAAATTTCAGCGTCGGGCTTATGGGCATCATGCTGACCGTGTTTCTAGGCGTCATCTCGGTGCAGGGAGCGACAGGCTCGGTTACAGACGGCGTAACGATGCGGACAGCGAAATTCATTACAGGCAACTTCGTGCCGGTCATTGGACGAACCTTCTCCGATGCCGCTGATACGGTGATGTCAGCCTCACTGCTTGTCAAGAATGCGATCGGGATTGCCGGCGTCGTTATTATTTTGTTCCTCTGTGCATTCCCTGCCGTGAAGATTATGACGCTTGCTCTCATCTACAACGTATCAGCCGCCATCATGCAGCCGCTCGGTGATAGTCCAATTGTGGCCTGCTTGCAGACGATTGGCAAAACGCTCGTGTATGTCTTCGCTGCGCTCGCCGCAGTCGGACTGATGTTCTTCCTGGCCATCACGATCGTGCTTACAGCAGGCAATGCGGCGGTCATGATCAGGTGAAGCGCGCGTTGCAGGGGGGGTACACATGCTGAACTGGCTTGCCGTATGGCTTCAGCAGATTATCGCGGTTGTGCTGCTGGCAGGCTTTATCGACCTGCTGCTTCCGAACAAAGCGATGCAGCGCTACGTGAGGCTCGTCGCGGGGCTGATCATTTTGCTGACCATCTTAACGCCGATCATCCGGCTGCTCCAAGGCGACTTTAGTGCCAGGCTGGATCAGCAGGTGGATAACTGGTTTCAATCGACGAACGACAATCAGTTCCACATGCCGACGCTGGAAGATATTCAAGATAATGCAAAGAAGCTGCAGGAGCAGCAGCAAGCTTCTGCCTTGGCGCTAGTGGAGCAGAGATTAGGCTCGTCGATGAAAGAAAGCATCACGGAAGCTACCGGCTTACAAGTGGCGGCGGTAGGCGTGAAACTAACGACTACTGACAAGGTAGAACAGGCGCAAATTGAGTCGATCGTGGTGACTCTTTCGAAGCAGGTGCCAGAGTCGGAGTCGCAGAAGGAAGATGGCTCCACAGCGACTGGGGATTCTGGTTCGGCGAATGAAGTGAAGCCGGTCGATGAGGTTGAAGCGATTGAAGTAACGGTGCAGCCGATGACAGATCCATCATCGAATTCGGCAGGCTCTACCTCGAGCAATCAGGAAGTGCAGCCGGCTGGCACCGAAGCGTCGAACGCAGTGAAGGAAGTGCTCCGGCAAGGCTGGAGCGTGAACGCGAAACGAATCGAAGTGATGCAGCAGCAAGCGGATGCAGAAGCGGGACAGTAGGGAAAGGGGAGAACGATGTTGGCCAAATGGCTGGATGCGCTGGAGTCAACAGTTGGAGGCGGTCGTGGAGGTGGCGGGCCGAAGCGGGTGAAAACATTGCGCTGGCTGCTCATTCTCGGAGGGATCGGGATCGCGCTTGTCATCTTGAACTCTTTTCTCGACTATCGCCAAGTACCTGCTTCTGACCAGCAGACCACTTCCTCTAGCACGCCGCCGAGCGATCCTGCTTTCAATAATAGCAGTCATTCGGACAGCCCTTTCGGTGACATTGAGCATTCGCTGGAGAATCGGCTGAAGGAGATTTTAGAGAAGGTCGTTGGGGTCGGCACAGTCGATGTTCTGATTACGGTAGACTCCACCGAGGAATCGGTCGTACAGCTGAATGAGAAAGAATCGCAGCAAATTACGAATGAGAGTGACAAGAGTGGCGGCAAACGCACCGTAACTTCCATCACGAAGGAAGGTCAAGTGGTGCTATACGATACATCCGGCGATAAAGCCCCGATCATAGTGAAGAGGCTGCAGCCCAAGATTCGCGGCATTCTCATCGTAGCGAAGGGTGCAGAGAACGGTACGGTAAGACGGCTCATTGTCGACGCTGTCGAGAAGGGCCTTAATGTTGCGGTCAACCGAATCTCGGTTATTCCCCGCAAACACCAATAAAATTCCAATTGGACAATGAAAAGGGAGGCTGTTCGTAAATGAATAACAAAAGGCAAACGATTTGGCTGGTATCCATGTTAAGCTTAATGGTCATTTTGTCGGCTTATTATTTGTTCACCGAGGATGTAGGCACGCCTAGCAACATGGTCACCGATGGCACGAAGCAGGAGCAAGGAACAGCATCGAATGCAACAGAAGCTTCTGGCAAAGCGGCCGATGATAATGGCATTACGGTATCCGAAGTGACAGGCAACAATGATGCGAATGCAGGCACGGACGCGGCGGCAGCAACGAATACGAAAGACAGTAAGGATAACGCAGCAGCAACTGACAAAGCCACGACTGACAATGCAGCGGCAGCAGCTGCGGATGAAGAAACGCTCAAGCAGCTTGAGAAGTCCGGCGCCGTTAGCGAGAGTGTGTTTAGCCAAATGCAAGAGAAGCGCGATCAAAAATATTATGATGAGTACAACAAACTGCTAGCTTCGATCTCCGATACGAAGAAGGATGAGAAGACGGCAGGAGCCGCAGTCGAACAGCTGAACCTGCTTGAAGATAAGAGCACGAAGGTCACTGGACTTGAAGAAGAACTGACGAAGCAGTACAGCAATGCGGCAGTCGTATCTGATGACAATAATCACTACAAAGTCGTCGTTCAAAGCGACAAGCTTGAGCGCAGCCAAGCAGAGAGCATTCTCTCCATGGTCATTAATGAGCTAGGGGTATCGCCTGATCAAGTGACCATTCAATATGTAAAGTAACAGTCTAAGAGAGAGCCTCATTGCTAATGATATAAGCAATGGGGCTTTTTTCCATTGAGGCATCTGCAAAAAATGGGTTCGTGTTCCGAGTGGTTTATGCTATAATGAGCTTTGGTATGTGCAGGTTTGGTAAATTGCACCGTGCCCGCCGTTATAGTTACCAAGAAGCATCTTCCTTGAAGATGCACTACATTTTTAGGAGTGAAACGATGTTTAAGCTGAGCGAGATTAAAGAATTGATCAAGCTGGTTGACGGTACTTCTGTACATGAACTTGAAATTGAAAACGATGGCGCACGCCTGATGATTCGTAAACCGGGCAAAACAGAAGTGGTGAATGTACAAGCCGCGTCAGTCGTTCCTACATATACGCAGGCTATTCAGCCACAGTTGAACGCACCGGCAGCAAGCGAGCAGCAGAGCGCGCCAGCGCAAGCGGCACCAACTGAGAACTATCACCAAATTCTCTCGCCGATGGTAGGAACGTTCTACCGCGCTTCTTCGCCAGATAAAGCGCCTTTCGTTAATGTGGGCGACCGCATCAATGAGAAGTCGATCGTATGTATTCTTGAAGCGATGAAGCTTATGAATGAACTTGAAGCGGAAGTTCGCGGCGAGATCGTCGACATTCTCGTTGAGAATGGTCAGCTTATCGAATTCGGGCAGCCGTTGTTCCTTGTTAAACCAGAGTAGCAATTGACGCGAAAGGGAAATGAAGAACATAGCATGCACGAAAGGAGCTTACCCATGAAATTCAACAAAATTTTGATTGCAAATCGTGGCGAGATAGCCGTACGTATTATTCGCGCTTGCCGCGAGCTCGGAATTCAAACGGTTGCAGTTTACTCTGAAGCCGACCGTGAGTCGCTTCACGTGCGTCTTGCAGACGAAGCTTATTGCATCGGGCCTGTGGCGTCTAAGGACAGCTACTTGAACCTGACGAATATTATGAGCGTTGCAACGTTGACAGATTGCGATGCTATCCATCCGGGCTACGGCTTCTTGGCGGAGAATGCGGATTTCGCAGAAATTTGCGAATCCTGTAACGTGACCTTTATCGGTCCTTCCCCTGGGGCAATTAGTAAAATGGGGGATAAAGCAGTTGCGAAGCTGACGATGAAGCAAGCGGATGTGCCTATTATTCCCGGTTCAGATGGTCTCGTTGAAGATATGGACGATGCGATTCGCGTCGCTCGTGAGATCGGATATCCGGTTATTATTAAAGCAACTGCAGGCGGAGGCGGCAAAGGCATCCGGATTGCAGAGAACGAAGAAAACCTTATTTCGCAAATTACGACGGCTCAGCAGGAAGCGCAGAAGGCTTTCGGCAACGCTGGCGTTTACCTAGAGAAATACTTGACGGGCATGAAGCACGTTGAAATTCAGATTATGGCCGACAAGCACGGCAACGCCGTTCACTTGTTCGAGCGTGACTGCTCCGTGCAGCGCCGCCGCCAGAAGCTTGTTGAAGAAGCTCCATGTCCGGTTCTTAGCCCGGCGCTTCGTGAGCGTATGGGCCAAGCTGCAGTACGTGCAGCGCTTGCTGTTAATTACTCCGGTGCTGGTACGCTTGAGTTCCTGCTTGGACCAGACGGCAACTTCTACTTCATGGAGATGAACACTCGTATTCAGGTTGAACACCCTGTAACCGAATTGATTACAGGCGTTGACTTGATCAAAGAGATGATCTCCGTTGCGGAAGGCAACGAGCTTTCCTTTAAGCAAGAGGATCTGAAGATTAACGGCTGGTCGATTGAATGCCGTATTAACGCGGAAGATTCCGAGCGTGGCTTTATGCCGTCTCCAGGGACGATTCAGTTCTACCTGCCGCCAGGCGGTCTGGGTGTACGTGTCGATAGCGGCGCGTATCCGGGCTACACGATTTCCCCGTACTATGATTCGATGATCGCGAAGCTGATCGTCTGGGGAGCAACGCGCGAAGATGCGATTGCCCGGATGAAGCGGGCGCTTGCCGAATTTGCCATTGATGGCATTAAGACGACGATTCCGTTCCATATGAAGCTTCTCAACCATCCGAAATTCCTCAAAGGCAATTTCGATATTAAGTTCTTAGAGGAGAATGACATCAACAATCCTGTTGAATAACCTCGAATCTTCTTGGGTTTCGAGCAATTGGACTGGTTTGTCATAATTCCTCCGGAATGCTATAGTATAGGAATAAGAAGCGGATAAGCTACTGAGCCATTATGGCGGAAAAACGCAACTTAACGGGAGGTGTAGGATAACCATGAGTACGTTAGCAGCGGACTATGAGAAAACTGACATGGGCACTATTCAAATCGCACCCGAAGTGATTGAGATCATTGCTGGACTTGCGACAATTGAGGTTAGAGGTGTAGCAGGCATGAGCGGCGGTTTCGCCGGCGGTATTGCAGAGCTTCTCGGCCGGAAAAACTTGTCCAAAGGTGTAAAGGTTGAAGTTGGGCAGCGTGAGGCAGCAGTCGATGTCTCCATCATTGTGGAATACGGCAACCGTATCCCAGAGATTGCGGCTAATATTCAGAACAACGTGAAGCGTTCCATCGAAATGATGACAGGTCTCCATGTTGTTGAAGTGAATGTTCATATCCATGATGTTCATTTCAAAACAACGGAGAAGCTGGAAGAAGATGAGATCGCTACTCGAGTAAAGTAGAGATTAGTGTCGTAAAAGAATGATGACATACCCCCTAGTGGTTGGGCTTGCCGCTCGGCGCTAGGGGTTTTATCTAGTCCGCCACAAGGAGGAATCTCGCTTTGATTAGAGTGCTCGACAAGTTTCTATTGTTCTTATACAGCTTGGCGATCGGTGCGGTGGCTGTCATTGCTTTTAGTGCAGGCATGTACTGGTTCCCAGAAGAGTGGCTGAGCAATCTTGTACATAATTTATACAGCGGCGATTATGACTGGCTGCAAGCAACCGTACTAGTCGTTTCCGCGATCGTATTTCTTATTAGCCTGCGGTTCTTCTATGTGTCGCTTAAGCGCAGCAATGCATCGACGCCTTCCATTGATCAACGGACTGAATTCGGCGACATTCGCATCTCGCTTGAGACGGTGGAGAATCTGGCTCTCAAAGCCGCCAGCCGCCAGCGTGGCGTGAAGGAACTGAAAGCACGTATTCGAATTAGCGAGGCTGGCATTGAAGTGTCGCTGCGCGCCATTGCTGATGGTGAGAGCTCGATTCCGGTTCTTACGGAAGAAATACAGCGTGCCGTCAAATCCCATGTGGAAGAGATTACAGGTATTCCTGTAGCAGGCGTTTCTGTATTCGTAGCTAATATCATCCAAACCGCGAACTTTAAAAGTCGCGTAGAATAGAGGTGATACCGATGTGGAGGGAAGTCTGGGCAACCTACGGGGGACGGATAACCGGTGTAACAACAGGTATCATTCTTGGTCTTCTTTATTTTATTGTAGGTTTTTGGGATATGGTTTTCTTCGCCTTTCTCCTTTGTATCGGCTATACCGTCGGCAAAATGAAGGACGAGCAACGAGGTCCTATCTTTCCATGGCAGCGCCTTAGCGAGTGGCTTATGGAACGATGGAGACCGTTTAAATAATACTATGGTCTCCTCCGTACCCCGGACCCTGAATGGTTTCGTTCGGGGCAGGGAGGAGATCATATTTTGACCATTGTGATGAATCAGGAGGCCCCATGAAACGTAGGTTAGCGCGGGAAATTGTGGTACAGAGCTTGTACCATATGGAAATGAATGAGGAAGCAACAGCAGCATCGGCCGTAGATATGCTGGTGGATGAAGTGCAGGAAGAGAATGAGATCGAAGCGGACGCAGCGGACGTTCACCGCATCGATGAATATGTGCGCGAGATGGTACAAGGCGTGCTTGAGCGCAAATCAGCGATTGATGATATGCTGCAGCACTATTTGACAGGCTGGCAAGTGGATCGTCTGTCGCGTGTTGACCGGCAAATTCTGCGCCTTGCTTGCTACGAGCTCGTGTTCCGGGATGATGTACCGCCGAAAGCGATTATCAATGAAGCGATCGAGCTGGCGAAGCATTTTGGTACGGACGAGTCCGGCAAGTTCGTTAACGGTGTTCTTGGCAGGCTGCTGCACGCGCTTGATGAGCTCAAACCGAAGGCGTAATGCTTAGGCGTGTGACATGCTTTTTTGTTTAAGTAACGGTAGCCCCTTAGATCCTTTGTAAAGGATTTATGGGGCTTTAAGAAAATTTAGTCCCTTTTCGACTAGTCAGAAAACGCATAAAACGAGCCCTCATAACTTGGATTCAGGAGTGATTATGAAATGACTGCACAACGAATTGAAGGAAAAGCGATATCGGATGCGATTCGAATTGAAATTGGAGAAGAAACGGCGAAGCTGTCTGCGTTAGGTATTCAGCCTGGTCTTGCTGTTGTTCTTGTCGGCGAAGATCCAGCCTCGAAAGTATATGTAGGCAGCAAGGAGAAAGCCTGCCAGCAGCTTGGCTTCTATTCGGAGGTTCATCGTCTGAGTGGGGACACATCCCAAGAGGAACTGCTCGCGCTTATTGATAAACTGAACAACCAGTCAACGATTCACGGCATTCTCGTTCAGCTCCCACTGCCAAAGCACATAGATGAGAAATCAGTCATTGATGCAATCAGCGCTGCGAAAGATGTTGACGGTTTCCACCCAGTCAGCGTAGGAAATCTCGTTATCGGTGATGACAGCTTGCTGCCTTGTACGCCGGCAGGCGTCATTGAGCTGATTAAGCGGACAGTTGGTTCCATTGCCGGCAAGCATGCCGTCGTCATTGGACGCAGCAACATCGTCGGCAAGCCGGTATCGATGCTCTTGCTGCGTGAGAACGCGACAGTGACGATCTGCCATTCGCGCACAGCGAACATGGAAGAGATCGCGAGAACGGCTGATATACTGGTTGTTGCAATCGGCAAAGCCAAAGCAATCGGAAGCAAGTATGTAAAGCCGGGTGCGGTCGTTATCGACGTGGGCATAAACCGCCTTGAAGACGGCAAGCTAGCCGGCGATGTCGATTATGAAGATGTGCTGGAAACAGCGGGCTATGTGACGCCTGTACCAGGCGGAGTTGGACCAATGACGATTACAATGCTAATGCTGAATACGCTGAAAGCGGCGAAACAACAACACGCAATTCAGGAGTGAGGAGCGGAAGATGGCGGATCGCACGCGAATATTTTCGATAAAAGAAATTAACCGGTATATCGGAATGAAGCTGGAATCGGACGAGCTTCTCGGGGATGTTTGGCTGCGCGGGGAGATCTCGAATTTCACGCATCATTCGAGCGGTCATATGTATTTTACGCTTAAGGATAAGGACAGCCGGTTGAAATGCATCATGTTTGCCTCTTACAATCAACGGCTGCCCTTCATCCCGAAGGAAGGCGCGAAAGTAATTGCGCGCGGCAATATTTCGGTCTACGAGCGTGATGGCAATTATCAATTTTATTGTATCTCGATGCAGCCAGATGGAATCGGAAGTCTCTATCTCGCTTATGAGCAGCTAAAGAAGAAGCTCCAAGAAGAGGGGCTGTTTGACTCTTCGCGCAAGCGGCCGATCCCGAAGTTTCCGAAGGCAATCGGTGTCATTACGTCAGCAACCGGCGCCGCCGTCCGCGACATCATCATTACGCTGCAGCGCCGTCACCCCTCCGTGCCGGTGCTGCTTTTTCCCGTTCTTGTACAGGGGACGAGCGCGGCGCCTTCGATTGTAAAAGCGATCGAAACAATGAACCGTTTAGCTGAGGTCGACGTATTAATAATAGGCCGCGGCGGCGGATCGCTGGAAGAGCTATGGGCGTTCAATGAAGAGTCCGTTGCACGAAGCATCGCTGCTTCATTGATACCGGTCATCTCAGCAGTTGGGCATGAGACAGATTTTACGATTGCCGACTTTGTTGCAGACCTTAGGGCAGCAACCCCAACGGCGGCAGCTGAGCTTGCTGTTACGAGCGTGCAAGAACTGAAATCCAGACTGGCTCAGGCGGAGTCCAGACTAGTAAGCAGCCTGCGAATGACGCTGAACAGCCGGAAGGAAAGGCTGATACGCCTGCGCAGAGCGCCATTATTCATAAATCCACGCAAATATTTATTGCAGCACGCCGAGCGCCTTGACCGCGCTGAGGAAAGGCTGCAAGTGAGAGTGCTCCGCTTAACGGAGAGAAACATTGATAAGTACAAGAGGCTCAGCGGGGCGCTAGCCAAGGTGCATCCTGGCGCGCAGACCGCACTTGCAGCGAAACAGCTGGAGCGCTTAGCGGATCGGCTTCAGGCGTCAATGGGATCAGGCATGAAAGAGAAACGAATGAATCTGCTCGCTTCGATTAGGCAGCTTGATGCGCTGAGTCCA
This window harbors:
- a CDS encoding Asp23/Gls24 family envelope stress response protein yields the protein MSTLAADYEKTDMGTIQIAPEVIEIIAGLATIEVRGVAGMSGGFAGGIAELLGRKNLSKGVKVEVGQREAAVDVSIIVEYGNRIPEIAANIQNNVKRSIEMMTGLHVVEVNVHIHDVHFKTTEKLEEDEIATRVK
- the amaP gene encoding alkaline shock response membrane anchor protein AmaP, which translates into the protein MIRVLDKFLLFLYSLAIGAVAVIAFSAGMYWFPEEWLSNLVHNLYSGDYDWLQATVLVVSAIVFLISLRFFYVSLKRSNASTPSIDQRTEFGDIRISLETVENLALKAASRQRGVKELKARIRISEAGIEVSLRAIADGESSIPVLTEEIQRAVKSHVEEITGIPVAGVSVFVANIIQTANFKSRVE
- a CDS encoding DUF2273 domain-containing protein, with product MWREVWATYGGRITGVTTGIILGLLYFIVGFWDMVFFAFLLCIGYTVGKMKDEQRGPIFPWQRLSEWLMERWRPFK
- the nusB gene encoding transcription antitermination factor NusB; translation: MKRRLAREIVVQSLYHMEMNEEATAASAVDMLVDEVQEENEIEADAADVHRIDEYVREMVQGVLERKSAIDDMLQHYLTGWQVDRLSRVDRQILRLACYELVFRDDVPPKAIINEAIELAKHFGTDESGKFVNGVLGRLLHALDELKPKA
- the folD gene encoding bifunctional methylenetetrahydrofolate dehydrogenase/methenyltetrahydrofolate cyclohydrolase FolD translates to MTAQRIEGKAISDAIRIEIGEETAKLSALGIQPGLAVVLVGEDPASKVYVGSKEKACQQLGFYSEVHRLSGDTSQEELLALIDKLNNQSTIHGILVQLPLPKHIDEKSVIDAISAAKDVDGFHPVSVGNLVIGDDSLLPCTPAGVIELIKRTVGSIAGKHAVVIGRSNIVGKPVSMLLLRENATVTICHSRTANMEEIARTADILVVAIGKAKAIGSKYVKPGAVVIDVGINRLEDGKLAGDVDYEDVLETAGYVTPVPGGVGPMTITMLMLNTLKAAKQQHAIQE
- the xseA gene encoding exodeoxyribonuclease VII large subunit; the encoded protein is MADRTRIFSIKEINRYIGMKLESDELLGDVWLRGEISNFTHHSSGHMYFTLKDKDSRLKCIMFASYNQRLPFIPKEGAKVIARGNISVYERDGNYQFYCISMQPDGIGSLYLAYEQLKKKLQEEGLFDSSRKRPIPKFPKAIGVITSATGAAVRDIIITLQRRHPSVPVLLFPVLVQGTSAAPSIVKAIETMNRLAEVDVLIIGRGGGSLEELWAFNEESVARSIAASLIPVISAVGHETDFTIADFVADLRAATPTAAAELAVTSVQELKSRLAQAESRLVSSLRMTLNSRKERLIRLRRAPLFINPRKYLLQHAERLDRAEERLQVRVLRLTERNIDKYKRLSGALAKVHPGAQTALAAKQLERLADRLQASMGSGMKEKRMNLLASIRQLDALSPLKVMSRGYSLVYDEQEKRLIKSVKDVQLGDLVKVKVADGQLECQVWGMNGEAKADGG